Proteins encoded together in one Pseudomonas sp. TCU-HL1 window:
- the phnX gene encoding phosphonoacetaldehyde hydrolase, protein MNYKQPTHLKAAILDWAGTVVDFGSFAPTQIFVEAFAEFGVAVSLEEARGPMGMGKWDHIRTLCNVPAIAERYRAAFGRLPTDEDVTALYERFMPLQIEKIGLHSALIPGALDAIATLRGKGLKIGTCSGYPAVVMAKVVELARENGYTPDHVVATDEVPNGRPHPAQSLANVIALGIDDVAACVKVDDTWPGILEGRSSGMWTVALTCSGNALGLTWEQFQALPKDKLDQERARIGQMFEGSRPHYLIDTIADLPAVIDDINKRLARGEMPQAS, encoded by the coding sequence ATGAACTACAAGCAACCCACCCACCTCAAAGCCGCGATCCTCGACTGGGCCGGCACCGTCGTCGACTTCGGTTCCTTCGCGCCGACCCAGATCTTCGTCGAGGCCTTCGCCGAGTTCGGCGTTGCCGTCTCCCTGGAAGAAGCCCGCGGCCCGATGGGCATGGGCAAGTGGGACCACATCCGCACCCTCTGCAACGTGCCGGCCATCGCCGAACGCTACCGCGCCGCCTTCGGCCGCCTGCCCACGGACGAGGACGTCACCGCCCTCTATGAGCGCTTCATGCCGCTGCAGATCGAGAAGATCGGCCTGCACTCGGCACTGATCCCCGGCGCCCTCGACGCCATCGCCACCCTGCGCGGGAAGGGGCTGAAGATCGGCACCTGCTCCGGCTACCCGGCGGTAGTGATGGCCAAGGTGGTGGAACTGGCCCGCGAGAACGGCTACACACCGGACCACGTAGTGGCCACCGATGAAGTGCCCAACGGCCGCCCGCACCCGGCGCAGTCCCTGGCCAACGTGATCGCGCTCGGTATCGACGACGTCGCCGCCTGCGTGAAGGTGGACGACACCTGGCCGGGCATCCTCGAGGGCCGCAGCTCCGGCATGTGGACCGTTGCCCTGACCTGCTCGGGTAACGCCCTGGGCCTGACCTGGGAGCAGTTCCAGGCACTGCCCAAGGACAAGCTGGACCAGGAACGCGCGCGCATCGGCCAGATGTTCGAAGGCTCCCGCCCGCACTACCTGATCGACACCATCGCCGACCTGCCGGCGGTGATCGACGACATCAACAAGCGCCTGGCGCGCGGCGAGATGCCCCAGGCCAGCTGA
- a CDS encoding 2-aminoethylphosphonate--pyruvate transaminase, which yields MTQAEFPTSTQPLATPVLGEPYLLTPGPLTTSKATKEAMLRDWGSWDGAFNLVTAEVRQELLSMAGVQDDSFACVPLQGSGSFSVEAALATAIPRDGKCLILMNGAYGQRAAKTLDYLGRAYITLDKGDYLPPQPDEVDALLKANPDVTNVFLVHCETSSGILNPLREIADVVKAHGKSLIVDAMSSFGAVPLTVNEVAFDVLVSSANKCIEGIPGFGFVIIRRAVLEAAKGRAHSLALDIVEQWLYMERTGQWRFTPPTHSVVAFRAALEQHAAEGGVPGRLARYSRNRDVLVAGMREMGFRTLLEDRWLSPIITTFFSPEHPNFEFKRFYEELKARSFIIYPGKLTVAESFRIGCIGQIDEHIIRQLLRAIADTLEVMGVDIEQTAA from the coding sequence ATGACCCAAGCCGAATTCCCCACTTCCACCCAGCCGCTGGCCACACCCGTCCTGGGCGAGCCCTACCTGCTGACCCCCGGCCCGCTGACCACGTCCAAGGCCACCAAGGAAGCCATGCTGCGTGACTGGGGCTCGTGGGACGGCGCCTTCAACCTGGTCACCGCCGAGGTCCGCCAGGAGCTGCTATCCATGGCCGGCGTGCAGGATGACAGCTTCGCCTGCGTCCCCCTGCAAGGCAGCGGCAGCTTCTCGGTGGAGGCTGCCCTGGCCACCGCCATCCCCCGCGACGGCAAGTGTCTGATCCTGATGAACGGCGCTTACGGCCAGCGCGCCGCCAAGACCCTCGACTACCTCGGCCGCGCCTACATCACCCTGGACAAGGGCGACTACCTGCCGCCGCAACCGGACGAAGTGGATGCCCTGCTGAAGGCCAACCCGGACGTCACCAACGTCTTCCTGGTCCACTGCGAAACCAGCTCGGGCATCCTCAACCCGCTGCGCGAAATCGCCGACGTGGTGAAGGCCCACGGCAAGAGCCTGATCGTCGACGCCATGAGTTCCTTCGGCGCGGTGCCGCTGACCGTCAACGAAGTCGCCTTCGACGTGCTGGTGTCCTCGGCCAACAAATGTATCGAGGGCATCCCCGGCTTCGGCTTCGTGATCATCCGCCGCGCGGTGCTGGAAGCCGCCAAGGGCCGCGCCCACTCCCTGGCGCTGGATATCGTTGAGCAGTGGCTCTACATGGAGCGCACCGGCCAGTGGCGCTTCACCCCGCCGACCCACAGCGTGGTGGCGTTCCGTGCAGCACTGGAGCAACACGCTGCCGAAGGTGGCGTCCCAGGTCGCCTGGCGCGCTACAGCCGCAACCGCGACGTGCTGGTGGCCGGCATGCGCGAGATGGGCTTCAGGACCCTGCTGGAAGACCGGTGGCTGTCGCCGATCATCACCACCTTCTTCAGTCCGGAGCACCCGAACTTCGAGTTCAAGCGCTTCTACGAAGAACTGAAGGCCCGCAGCTTCATCATCTATCCGGGCAAGCTGACCGTGGCCGAAAGCTTCCGCATCGGCTGCATCGGCCAGATCGACGAGCACATCATCCGCCAACTGCTGCGCGCCATCGCCGACACCCTCGAAGTGATGGGCGTGGACATCGAGCAAACGGCTGCCTGA
- a CDS encoding MFS transporter → MNNNAGAFESGWKSLQRWRVQIFLITWLAYAAFYFTRKAFAVAKLGIGEDPSFELDKAAMANLDALYLAAYAVGQFTWGLFADRFGPRVVVLGGLVVSALAAVAMGTFATLPIFVTCMLVQGLAQSTGWSGLCKNIGSFFATRERGQVLGYWSTCYAFGGLVATPFAGWWAYEVFHDWRMAFISSALVVAVVAVLFYFLQRNKPEDVGHPPVEAEANSGSGQRDGHWTALRKVLKNRTVLVLGLAYFLLKPARYAILLWGPVIVYERMPSIGKVASAIVPTAFELAGLVGPILIGLASDKLFGSRRMPACVFSLIALTVCLGLFVPAMQSGSLYLVVGLLFMMGMTLYGPDSMISSSAAIDFGTQEAAGTAAGFVNGCGSVGAILGGLLPGYFDTTTVFLVFTAAALLASLMLVPFWNSRPQTLKAPDSVPTNAQPAMAGAKT, encoded by the coding sequence ATGAACAACAACGCAGGTGCCTTCGAAAGCGGCTGGAAATCCCTCCAGCGCTGGCGCGTCCAGATTTTCCTCATCACCTGGCTGGCTTACGCCGCCTTCTACTTCACCCGTAAAGCCTTCGCCGTCGCCAAGCTTGGCATTGGCGAAGACCCGAGCTTCGAACTCGACAAGGCCGCGATGGCCAACCTCGACGCCCTCTACCTGGCCGCCTACGCCGTGGGCCAGTTCACCTGGGGCCTCTTCGCCGACCGCTTCGGCCCGCGCGTGGTGGTGCTCGGCGGCCTGGTCGTCTCGGCCCTGGCAGCCGTCGCCATGGGCACCTTCGCCACCTTGCCGATCTTCGTCACCTGCATGTTGGTCCAGGGCCTGGCCCAGTCCACCGGCTGGTCGGGACTGTGCAAGAACATCGGCAGCTTCTTCGCCACCCGCGAGCGTGGCCAGGTGCTGGGCTACTGGAGCACCTGCTACGCCTTCGGCGGCCTGGTGGCCACGCCCTTCGCCGGCTGGTGGGCCTACGAGGTGTTCCATGACTGGCGCATGGCGTTCATCTCCAGTGCCCTGGTGGTGGCCGTGGTCGCGGTGCTGTTCTACTTCCTGCAACGCAACAAACCGGAAGACGTCGGCCATCCCCCGGTGGAAGCAGAAGCGAACAGTGGCAGCGGCCAGCGCGACGGCCACTGGACGGCCCTGCGCAAGGTGCTGAAGAACCGCACCGTGCTGGTCCTGGGCCTGGCCTACTTCCTGCTCAAACCCGCACGCTACGCCATCCTGCTGTGGGGCCCGGTGATCGTCTACGAACGCATGCCATCCATTGGCAAGGTGGCGTCGGCCATCGTCCCCACCGCCTTCGAACTGGCTGGCCTGGTGGGCCCGATCCTGATCGGCCTTGCCTCGGACAAGCTGTTCGGCTCCCGTCGCATGCCCGCCTGTGTGTTCAGCCTGATCGCCCTCACCGTCTGCCTGGGGCTGTTCGTCCCGGCCATGCAGAGCGGCAGCCTGTACCTGGTGGTCGGCCTGCTGTTCATGATGGGCATGACCCTCTACGGACCGGATTCGATGATCAGCAGCTCCGCCGCCATCGACTTCGGTACCCAGGAAGCCGCCGGCACCGCCGCGGGATTCGTCAACGGCTGCGGCTCGGTGGGCGCCATCCTCGGCGGCCTGCTGCCGGGCTACTTCGACACCACCACCGTGTTCCTCGTGTTCACCGCGGCGGCGCTGCTGGCCAGCCTGATGCTGGTGCCCTTCTGGAACAGCCGCCCGCAAACCCTGAAAGCGCCGGATAGCGTCCCGACCAACGCCCAACCGGCCATGGCCGGCGCCAAGACCTGA
- the mpl gene encoding UDP-N-acetylmuramate:L-alanyl-gamma-D-glutamyl-meso-diaminopimelate ligase, translating into MHIHILGICGTFMGSLAVLAKELGHRVTGSDANVYPPMSTQLEAQGIELMQGYDPAHLDPAPDLVVVGNALSRGNPAVEHVLNKGLPYVSGPQWLADHVLQGRWVLAVAGTHGKTTTTSMLAWVLEHAGMSPGFLIGGVPQNFGVSARLGGTPFFVVEADEYDSAFFDKRSKFVHYRPRTAILNNLEFDHADIFPDLAAIERQFHHLVRTIPGEGLIIHPTSEAALKRVLGMGCWSPVQTTGEGGQWQARLLAEDGSRFEVLFEGQVAGIVDWELTGQHNVANALATLAAARHVGVVPELGVAALSAFKSVKRRMEKVAEVKGVTIYDDFAHHPTAIATTLDGLRKRVGDAPVVAVIEPRSNSMKLGAHRDGLPESVKLADQVFWYAPPNLGWDLAATAMACPVPAQVCSTLESIIAEVKALARPGTQVVIMSNGGFGGLHGKLAKALEE; encoded by the coding sequence ATGCATATCCATATCCTCGGCATCTGCGGCACCTTCATGGGTTCGCTGGCGGTGCTGGCCAAGGAACTTGGCCACCGTGTCACCGGCTCCGACGCCAACGTCTACCCGCCCATGAGCACCCAGCTGGAGGCCCAGGGCATCGAGCTGATGCAGGGGTACGATCCCGCCCATCTGGATCCGGCACCGGATCTGGTGGTGGTCGGCAATGCGCTGTCCCGCGGCAACCCCGCCGTCGAGCACGTGCTGAACAAGGGCCTGCCCTACGTCTCCGGCCCGCAGTGGCTGGCGGACCATGTACTGCAGGGCCGCTGGGTGCTGGCCGTGGCCGGCACCCATGGCAAGACCACCACCACCAGCATGCTGGCCTGGGTGCTGGAGCACGCCGGAATGAGCCCGGGCTTCCTGATCGGTGGTGTGCCGCAGAACTTCGGCGTGTCCGCGCGCCTGGGCGGCACGCCCTTCTTCGTGGTGGAGGCCGACGAGTACGACAGCGCTTTCTTCGACAAGCGCTCCAAGTTCGTCCACTACCGCCCGCGCACCGCAATCCTCAACAACCTGGAGTTCGACCACGCAGACATCTTCCCCGATCTTGCCGCCATCGAGCGCCAGTTCCATCACCTGGTGCGGACCATTCCGGGTGAAGGGTTGATCATCCATCCCACTTCTGAAGCCGCGCTCAAGCGCGTGTTGGGCATGGGCTGCTGGTCCCCGGTGCAAACCACCGGCGAAGGCGGCCAATGGCAGGCACGCCTGCTAGCCGAGGACGGCTCGCGCTTCGAGGTGCTGTTCGAAGGCCAGGTGGCTGGCATCGTGGATTGGGAGCTGACCGGCCAGCACAACGTCGCCAATGCCCTGGCCACCCTGGCCGCCGCCCGCCATGTGGGCGTGGTGCCTGAACTGGGTGTTGCGGCGTTGTCCGCCTTCAAGAGCGTCAAGCGACGCATGGAGAAGGTGGCCGAGGTGAAGGGCGTGACCATCTATGACGATTTCGCGCATCACCCGACGGCGATTGCGACCACCCTCGATGGCCTGCGCAAGCGCGTGGGCGATGCCCCGGTAGTCGCTGTGATCGAGCCGCGTTCCAACTCCATGAAGCTCGGCGCGCACCGCGACGGCCTGCCGGAGTCCGTGAAGCTTGCCGATCAGGTGTTCTGGTACGCGCCGCCGAACCTTGGCTGGGACCTGGCTGCCACGGCCATGGCCTGCCCGGTGCCGGCGCAGGTCTGTAGCACGCTGGAAAGCATCATTGCCGAGGTCAAGGCGCTGGCTCGCCCCGGCACCCAGGTGGTGATCATGAGCAACGGCGGATTCGGCGGC
- a CDS encoding sigma-54-dependent Fis family transcriptional regulator, with protein MQNPLSRHAQQVMTLAQGKAQASGPAADPSIARSWLRCLEDYHLDPAQPVAPTVLEHGRMLECRERMQQVLEVANGEMNNLYRQLSGAGHAVLLTDARGVILNCVTAQAERPTFERAGLWLGADWSEASEGTNGIGTCVVERQALTIHQDEHFRSRHTGLTCSASPVFDPQGDLMAVLDVSSARHDVSRQSQFHTMALVNLSAKMIESCYFLRRFEGEWLLRFHLQAEYIGLFSEGLLAFDGEGRISAVNQSAINLLGLPRERLLGQPVEVFFDCCLDDLLGRATPQPATSWPLRTRNGRALFAALRGQPRSVPQPVPLELPKPARPGICLGDAALQNDFRRALRVYERDVPLLINGETGSGKEAFARALHQASSRAERPFVALNCAAIPETLIESELFGYRGGSFTGARKEGMRGKLQQADGGTLFLDEIGDMPLALQTRLLRVLEERQVVPIGGEPQAVDVRIISATHRELEARVQNGGFREDLYYRLNGLVLDLPPLRERCDKPELLHYLLAEEARGMRIVLTEEARQALLDYHWPGNVRQMRNVLRTLAALCEDGIIRLTDLPRDVLRSAPSAAVPEPLANPLDDAERTALLSALDSQRWHMTRTAEQLGISRNTLYRKLRKHAIATRG; from the coding sequence ATGCAGAATCCTCTCAGCCGTCACGCCCAACAGGTGATGACCCTGGCACAGGGGAAGGCGCAGGCCAGCGGGCCGGCTGCCGACCCTTCTATTGCTCGCTCCTGGCTGCGCTGCCTGGAGGACTACCACCTCGATCCCGCCCAGCCGGTGGCGCCCACCGTGCTGGAACACGGGCGCATGCTGGAATGCCGCGAGCGCATGCAGCAGGTGCTGGAGGTGGCCAATGGCGAGATGAACAACCTCTACCGTCAACTCTCCGGGGCCGGCCACGCAGTGCTGCTCACCGACGCCCGAGGGGTGATCCTCAACTGCGTGACCGCCCAGGCCGAACGGCCGACCTTCGAACGCGCCGGACTCTGGCTCGGTGCCGACTGGAGCGAGGCCAGTGAAGGCACCAACGGCATCGGCACCTGCGTGGTGGAGCGCCAGGCGCTGACCATCCACCAGGACGAACATTTCCGCAGCCGCCATACCGGCCTCACCTGTTCCGCCAGCCCGGTGTTCGACCCACAGGGCGACCTGATGGCGGTGCTCGATGTGTCATCCGCGCGACACGATGTCTCGCGCCAGAGCCAGTTCCACACCATGGCACTGGTCAACCTCTCGGCGAAGATGATCGAGAGCTGCTACTTCCTGCGCCGCTTCGAGGGCGAGTGGTTGCTGCGCTTCCACCTGCAGGCCGAGTACATCGGCCTGTTCAGTGAAGGCCTGCTGGCCTTCGACGGAGAAGGGCGGATCAGTGCGGTGAACCAGAGCGCCATCAACTTGCTGGGCCTACCCCGTGAGCGCCTGCTTGGCCAGCCGGTGGAAGTTTTCTTCGACTGCTGCCTCGACGACCTGCTCGGTCGTGCCACGCCGCAGCCGGCCACCAGTTGGCCGCTGCGTACACGCAATGGCCGCGCCCTGTTCGCCGCCCTGCGCGGCCAGCCCCGCAGCGTACCGCAGCCTGTTCCGCTGGAGCTGCCAAAACCGGCGCGACCGGGTATCTGCCTGGGCGATGCGGCGCTGCAGAACGACTTCCGACGGGCGCTGCGCGTGTATGAGCGCGACGTGCCGCTGCTGATCAATGGCGAAACCGGCTCCGGCAAGGAAGCCTTCGCCCGTGCCCTGCACCAGGCCAGCTCCCGTGCCGAGCGGCCCTTTGTGGCGCTGAACTGCGCGGCCATTCCGGAAACCCTGATCGAGAGCGAGCTGTTCGGCTATCGCGGCGGCAGCTTCACCGGTGCCCGCAAGGAAGGCATGCGCGGCAAGTTGCAGCAGGCCGATGGCGGCACCCTGTTCCTCGACGAGATCGGCGACATGCCACTGGCTTTGCAGACCCGCCTGTTGCGGGTGCTGGAGGAACGCCAGGTGGTGCCCATCGGTGGCGAGCCGCAGGCCGTCGATGTGCGCATCATCAGTGCTACCCACCGCGAGCTGGAGGCGCGGGTGCAGAACGGTGGCTTCCGCGAAGACCTGTACTATCGCCTCAATGGTCTGGTACTCGATCTGCCACCCCTGCGCGAGCGCTGCGACAAGCCGGAGCTGTTGCATTACCTGCTGGCGGAAGAGGCGCGCGGGATGCGCATCGTGCTCACCGAAGAGGCGCGCCAGGCGTTGCTCGACTACCACTGGCCGGGCAACGTGCGGCAGATGCGCAACGTGCTGCGGACCCTGGCGGCGTTGTGCGAGGACGGCATCATTCGCCTGACCGACCTGCCGCGAGACGTACTACGGAGTGCGCCATCGGCTGCGGTGCCCGAGCCGCTGGCCAACCCGCTGGACGACGCCGAACGCACGGCACTGCTCAGCGCGCTGGACAGCCAGCGCTGGCACATGACCCGCACCGCGGAGCAACTCGGCATCAGCCGCAACACCCTGTATCGCAAGCTGCGCAAGCACGCGATTGCAACGCGGGGGTAG
- a CDS encoding LysR substrate-binding domain-containing protein, with product MAVSQAQLKAFHAVAVHGNFTRAAEALFLSQPAVSDQVRKLEERFGILLFHRNKRSVQLTDLGERLLMITQRLFAAEAEAQELLSTSRALETGSLTLAVDSPVHLLGHIARFCERYPGIRVSLVTGNSDECLRRLQEYKADFALLGRVVEDDSLITHVLSSDPLVAFVAHSHPWASRDSIVLADLEDMPMVLRERGSMTRQILEEEMRRAGITIRPAIEVEGREATFEMVAAGLGVGLVSAAEVGASANVHVLPVRDCLQRMTETLVCLREQGSRRIIETFFEMVRSNGG from the coding sequence ATGGCGGTTTCCCAGGCACAGCTCAAGGCCTTTCACGCCGTGGCCGTACACGGCAATTTCACCCGCGCGGCCGAGGCGCTGTTCCTCAGCCAGCCGGCGGTTTCCGACCAGGTGCGCAAGCTGGAGGAACGCTTCGGCATCCTGCTGTTCCACCGCAACAAGCGCTCGGTGCAATTGACCGACCTGGGCGAGCGCTTGCTGATGATCACCCAGCGGCTGTTCGCCGCTGAGGCCGAAGCGCAGGAGCTGCTCTCCACCTCGCGAGCGCTCGAGACGGGGAGCCTGACCCTGGCGGTGGATTCGCCGGTACACCTGCTGGGCCATATCGCACGCTTCTGCGAACGTTATCCGGGCATTCGCGTGAGTCTGGTCACCGGCAACAGCGACGAGTGCCTGCGCAGGCTGCAGGAGTACAAGGCGGACTTCGCCCTGCTGGGGCGCGTGGTGGAGGACGACAGCCTGATCACCCATGTGCTGAGCAGCGACCCGTTGGTGGCTTTCGTCGCTCATTCCCACCCCTGGGCGTCGCGTGACTCCATCGTGCTCGCCGACCTGGAGGACATGCCCATGGTGCTGCGTGAGCGGGGCTCCATGACCCGGCAGATACTTGAGGAAGAGATGCGTCGCGCGGGTATCACTATCCGTCCGGCCATCGAGGTGGAAGGCCGCGAAGCGACCTTCGAGATGGTCGCCGCGGGCCTCGGCGTCGGTCTGGTTTCGGCGGCGGAAGTGGGGGCCAGCGCCAACGTGCATGTGCTGCCGGTCCGCGATTGCCTGCAGCGCATGACCGAGACGCTGGTGTGCCTGCGCGAGCAGGGTTCGCGGCGGATCATCGAGACCTTTTTCGAGATGGTGAGGTCGAACGGCGGCTAG